The Microbulbifer sp. YPW1 genome contains a region encoding:
- a CDS encoding NAD(P)-dependent oxidoreductase, which yields MTTTVAFIGLGVMGFPMAGYLSRAGYRVQIYNRTGSRASEWLETYAGEAFTTPAKAASGAEFVFACVGNDDDLRQVTTGSDGAFHGMASGSVFVDHTTASANVARELAAAAAERGIGFLDAPVSGGQAGAENGALTIMVGGDEANYQRVTPLLNSYARALNLMGPVGSGQLCKMVNQVCIAGLVQGLSEGLHFARAAGLDPEQVVEVISKGAAQSWQMENRYKTMLAGDYEHGFAVDWMRKDLGIVLDEAQRNGALLPVTALVDQFYSEVQALGGGRWDTSSLFARLTNLRDFENSGS from the coding sequence ATGACAACTACAGTGGCGTTTATCGGGCTCGGTGTAATGGGTTTCCCCATGGCGGGCTACCTGTCGCGCGCCGGCTACCGGGTACAGATCTACAACCGCACCGGTAGCCGGGCCAGTGAATGGCTGGAAACCTACGCTGGTGAAGCATTTACGACACCCGCTAAAGCCGCCAGCGGGGCGGAATTTGTTTTTGCCTGCGTCGGAAACGACGATGACTTGCGACAGGTGACCACTGGCAGTGACGGTGCTTTTCACGGGATGGCATCCGGCAGTGTTTTTGTCGACCACACTACCGCATCAGCCAACGTTGCCCGTGAACTGGCAGCGGCGGCCGCCGAGCGGGGCATCGGGTTTCTCGATGCGCCGGTATCCGGCGGCCAGGCGGGGGCGGAGAACGGCGCCCTGACCATTATGGTGGGCGGCGATGAAGCCAATTATCAGCGTGTGACGCCGTTGTTGAATAGCTATGCGCGGGCACTCAATCTGATGGGCCCGGTAGGCAGTGGACAGCTGTGCAAGATGGTCAATCAGGTGTGTATTGCGGGGCTGGTGCAGGGGCTTTCCGAAGGGCTGCATTTTGCCCGCGCTGCCGGGTTGGATCCCGAGCAGGTGGTGGAGGTCATTTCCAAGGGCGCCGCCCAGAGCTGGCAGATGGAAAACCGCTATAAAACCATGCTGGCCGGTGACTATGAACACGGGTTTGCGGTGGATTGGATGCGCAAAGATCTGGGAATCGTACTCGATGAGGCCCAGCGCAACGGCGCATTACTCCCGGTTACCGCGCTGGTGGACCAGTTTTACAGTGAAGTGCAGGCACTGGGCGGTGGTCGTTGGGACACCTCCAGTCTGTTT